A single region of the Streptomyces virginiae genome encodes:
- a CDS encoding MmgE/PrpD family protein, whose amino-acid sequence MIDHQVRVRPSADRLPREEQLAWKLAAVATGTQEAPDLDPGAAVTAVDRIIDNAAVAVAALRRRPVAVARTQALGHPAPSGASVFGVAAGTRVSPEWAAWANGTAVRELDFHDTYLAADYSHPGDNIPPLLAVAQHTGRGGADLLRGIIAAYEIHVALVKGICLHAHRIDHVAHLGAATACGIGAMLRLDTDVVYQAVQQAVHTTTSTRQSRKGEISSWKAFAPAFAGKAAVEAVDRAMRGEASPSPIYEGEDGFLAWMLDGPDASYTVSLPGPGEPRRAIRDTYTKEHSAEYQAQAIIDLARTLREKAGPLAKVRSIVLHTSHHTHHVIGSGSGDPQKYDPAAGRETLDHSVPYVFAVALEDGGWHHERSYAPERARRPATVELWRKISTVEDPEWTRRYHDPDPSRRAFGGRAVITFEDGTVVEDQLAVADAHPAGARPFDRSGYTAKFRTLTEGIVTRTAQDHFLRAADRLAVLDTADLADLFPAVDTDAVASADARLPKGLF is encoded by the coding sequence GTGATCGACCATCAGGTACGTGTCCGTCCCAGCGCCGACCGCCTGCCCCGCGAGGAGCAGCTCGCCTGGAAGCTGGCGGCCGTGGCCACCGGCACCCAGGAAGCACCGGACCTCGACCCCGGGGCCGCGGTGACGGCGGTCGACCGGATCATCGACAACGCCGCCGTCGCCGTCGCCGCCCTGCGCCGCCGCCCGGTCGCCGTCGCCCGCACCCAGGCGCTCGGCCACCCGGCCCCGTCCGGCGCGTCCGTCTTCGGTGTCGCCGCAGGGACCCGCGTGTCCCCGGAATGGGCGGCCTGGGCCAACGGCACGGCCGTGCGCGAGCTGGACTTCCACGACACCTACCTCGCCGCCGACTACTCCCACCCCGGGGACAACATCCCGCCCCTGCTGGCCGTGGCCCAGCACACCGGGCGCGGCGGCGCCGACCTGCTGCGGGGCATCATCGCCGCCTACGAGATCCACGTCGCCCTGGTGAAGGGCATCTGCCTGCACGCGCACCGCATCGACCACGTCGCACACCTCGGCGCCGCGACCGCGTGCGGCATCGGAGCGATGCTGCGGCTGGACACCGACGTGGTGTACCAGGCGGTGCAGCAGGCGGTGCACACCACCACCTCGACCCGGCAGTCACGCAAGGGCGAGATCTCCAGCTGGAAGGCGTTCGCGCCGGCCTTCGCCGGCAAGGCCGCCGTGGAAGCGGTGGACCGGGCCATGCGCGGCGAGGCATCCCCCTCGCCGATCTACGAGGGGGAGGACGGCTTCCTCGCCTGGATGCTGGACGGCCCGGACGCTTCGTACACCGTGTCGCTCCCCGGGCCCGGCGAACCGCGCCGCGCGATCCGCGACACCTACACCAAGGAGCACTCCGCCGAGTACCAGGCGCAGGCGATCATCGATCTCGCCCGCACGCTGCGCGAGAAGGCCGGCCCCCTGGCGAAGGTCCGCTCGATCGTCCTGCACACCAGCCACCACACCCACCACGTCATCGGCTCGGGCTCCGGCGACCCGCAGAAATACGATCCGGCCGCCGGCCGCGAGACCCTCGACCACTCGGTGCCCTACGTCTTCGCCGTCGCCCTGGAGGACGGCGGCTGGCACCACGAGCGCTCGTACGCCCCCGAGCGCGCCCGCCGGCCCGCCACGGTCGAGCTGTGGCGGAAGATCTCCACCGTCGAGGACCCCGAGTGGACCCGGCGCTACCACGACCCGGACCCGTCCCGCCGGGCCTTCGGCGGCCGCGCCGTGATCACCTTCGAGGACGGCACCGTCGTCGAGGACCAGCTCGCCGTCGCCGACGCGCACCCCGCCGGAGCCCGCCCGTTCGACCGGTCCGGCTACACCGCCAAGTTCCGCACACTGACCGAGGGGATCGTCACCCGCACGGCCCAGGACCACTTCCTGCGGGCCGCGGACCGGCTGGCGGTGCTGGACACCGCCGACCTGGCCGACCTCTTCCCGGCCGTCGACACGGACGCCGTCGCCAGCGCCGACGCCCGCCTCCCGAAGGGCCTGTTCTGA
- the prpB gene encoding methylisocitrate lyase, which translates to MLHTRTTPASRRRSLREQLASGRLLRMPGAINPYSARLVQEAGFDAVYLSGAVLAADLGLPDIGLTTSTEIAARAQQFTRVTDLPALVDADTGFGEPLNAARTVQLMEDAGLAGLHLEDQVAPKRCGHLDGKSVVPRAEMLRRLRAAVDARRDPDFLLMARTDARAVEGLAAAIDRAKAYVDAGADAVFPEALADEAEFEAFREAVDVPLLANMTEFGKSRLLDVRTLENLGYNIALYPVTLFRLAMGAVEDGLRTLAAEGTQESLLPRMHTRSRLYEVLGYADYAAFDRAVADFTLPPGN; encoded by the coding sequence ATGCTCCACACCCGCACCACCCCCGCGTCCCGGCGCCGATCGCTGCGCGAACAGCTCGCGTCCGGGCGGCTGCTCAGGATGCCGGGCGCGATCAACCCGTACTCGGCCCGGCTCGTCCAGGAAGCCGGATTCGACGCCGTCTACCTCTCGGGGGCCGTGCTCGCCGCCGACCTGGGCCTGCCCGACATCGGCCTGACCACCTCCACCGAGATCGCCGCCCGCGCCCAGCAGTTCACCCGCGTCACCGACCTGCCCGCCCTCGTCGACGCCGACACCGGCTTCGGCGAACCGCTGAACGCCGCCCGTACCGTCCAGCTCATGGAGGACGCGGGCCTCGCCGGCCTCCATCTGGAGGACCAGGTCGCCCCGAAGCGGTGCGGCCACCTCGACGGCAAGAGCGTCGTACCGCGCGCGGAGATGCTCCGGCGGCTCCGCGCCGCCGTCGACGCCCGCCGCGACCCCGACTTCCTCCTCATGGCCCGCACGGACGCCCGCGCCGTCGAAGGCCTCGCCGCCGCGATCGACCGCGCCAAGGCGTACGTGGACGCGGGCGCCGACGCGGTCTTCCCCGAAGCCCTCGCGGACGAAGCCGAGTTCGAGGCGTTCCGCGAGGCGGTCGACGTCCCCCTCCTCGCCAACATGACGGAATTCGGCAAGAGCCGCCTGCTGGATGTGCGCACCCTGGAAAACCTCGGCTACAACATCGCCCTCTACCCCGTCACCCTCTTCCGCCTCGCCATGGGCGCCGTCGAGGACGGCCTGCGCACCCTCGCCGCCGAGGGAACCCAGGAGTCACTGCTGCCCCGCATGCACACCCGCTCCCGGCTCTACGAGGTGCTCGGCTACGCGGACTACGCCGCCTTCGACAGGGCCGTCGCCGACTTCACCCTCCCGCCCGGCAACTGA
- a CDS encoding bifunctional 2-methylcitrate synthase/citrate synthase gives MTATTPEIHRGLTGVVVDTTAISTVIEETNSLTYRGYPVQDLAARRSFEEVAHLLWYGELPDADQLRAFQARERALRPLDRTTAELLARLPQTCHPMDVLRTAVSVFGSQDPTEDDGSTDANRTKSLALLAKLPVVVAADHRRRRGLPPVQPDPSLGYAENFFRMCFGDVPAPEVVRCFEISLILYAEHSFNASTFTARVVTSTLSDLYSAVTAAIGALKGPLHGGANEAVMHMLGEIGDPERVGEWLDEALAARRKIMGFGHRVYRDGDSRVPIMQEATDRLVARAADPDTTRLATLHAALRHAMISRKGIHPNLDYPAGLAYHLMGFDIPAFTPLFVMSRITGWTAHITEQLEHNALIRPLGSYTGPATRPLPG, from the coding sequence ATGACCGCCACCACGCCCGAGATCCACCGCGGTCTCACCGGCGTCGTCGTCGACACCACCGCCATCTCCACCGTCATCGAGGAGACCAACTCCCTCACCTACCGCGGCTACCCGGTCCAAGACCTGGCCGCCCGCCGCTCCTTCGAGGAGGTCGCCCACCTCCTCTGGTACGGCGAACTCCCGGACGCGGACCAACTGCGCGCGTTCCAGGCCCGCGAACGCGCCCTGCGCCCCCTGGACCGGACCACCGCCGAACTGCTCGCCCGACTGCCGCAGACCTGCCACCCGATGGACGTCCTGCGCACCGCCGTCAGTGTCTTCGGCTCGCAGGACCCCACCGAGGACGACGGCAGCACCGACGCCAACCGCACCAAATCCCTCGCACTGCTCGCGAAGCTGCCGGTCGTGGTCGCGGCGGACCACCGCCGACGGCGCGGGCTGCCCCCCGTCCAGCCCGACCCGTCGCTCGGATACGCCGAGAACTTCTTCCGGATGTGCTTCGGCGACGTGCCGGCCCCCGAGGTCGTCCGGTGCTTCGAGATCTCGCTCATCCTGTACGCGGAGCACAGCTTCAACGCCTCGACCTTCACCGCGAGGGTCGTCACCTCCACCCTCTCCGACCTCTACAGCGCGGTCACCGCGGCCATCGGCGCCCTCAAAGGCCCGCTCCACGGCGGCGCCAACGAGGCCGTCATGCACATGCTCGGCGAGATCGGCGACCCGGAGCGGGTGGGGGAGTGGCTGGACGAGGCGCTGGCCGCCCGCAGGAAGATCATGGGCTTCGGGCACCGCGTCTACCGCGACGGCGACTCCCGCGTACCGATTATGCAAGAGGCCACCGACCGCCTCGTCGCCCGAGCCGCCGACCCCGACACGACCCGGCTCGCCACCCTGCACGCCGCGCTCCGGCACGCCATGATCAGCCGCAAGGGCATCCACCCGAACCTCGACTACCCCGCCGGGCTGGCGTACCATCTGATGGGGTTCGACATCCCGGCCTTCACCCCGCTCTTCGTGATGAGCCGGATCACCGGCTGGACGGCCCACATCACCGAACAACTGGAGCACAACGCGCTGATCCGCCCCCTCGGCTCCTACACCGGCCCCGCCACCCGCCCCCTCCCGGGCTGA
- a CDS encoding SpoIIE family protein phosphatase — MTSHRFSFCGAELAAVYVIADQGRELHLAELTGNRGVLYGLPAILAVAGHSPAANAFRSGRPLWLTPKELATFIEEDPHHFPTRVRNSAPNSPTRVSLGALPLGYDDMELGCLVVAGQAGDGGFSADDRSLLELYADQVATGLESVAARFAGRKAPQSHLGQSLVPDQGGAFILELSTGRMEAHAHVLELLGLPPDQFDGQVETVLACAVPDDMPALMAIVEPNRLAASGQQLAFRIRRPNGELRWLGLRCRVEVDSEGTPRRVLGVVADATYLRPSADEVSLVQRLSATLAGAATIREVSRLVVAALREPLGTSRVAVGELEPDRLIVTALDPPEPDAWPEAWRSEWRSEWPDVALSDLPTLQSALRGGHLSLWPPGADLEPGLLGVGPGGLAVLPLPADGRMVGVCLVGWDTEHRFGPEERSLLTATAGLVGQALVRAHALDARHELATMLQRSLLPRKLPELPGGIAVARYLPATAGLEVGGDWYDVIPLRDGHVAFVIGDVQGHSAGAATIMGQMRTAVRAYAVEGHPPDVVVARANRLLVGMETDLFATCGYVDLDMEEGIARVVRAGHLPPILRHPDGVAEEMAVEGGPPLGVLAEAEFPMTEAGLLPGTLLVLLTDGMVESARLPLDEGMRRVCDALAGADPVDVGAVADELVTGVGRRDDDVALLLLRYDGQGDRPRRSHWTVWRLPDAVLHARRFTARTLRSWGVVDQLDEALLVVSELVTNAIAHTQGEVGMDLTLSEDRLRIAVNDASPRSPVKPLWVSWESTGGRGLLIVDAVTAAWGSVPLSGGKQVWAEIPWRRDA; from the coding sequence GTGACCAGCCATCGTTTCTCCTTCTGCGGGGCCGAGCTCGCCGCCGTCTACGTGATCGCCGACCAGGGCAGGGAACTCCATCTGGCCGAGCTGACCGGCAATCGGGGCGTCCTCTACGGGCTGCCGGCGATCCTCGCCGTGGCCGGCCATTCGCCCGCCGCCAACGCCTTCCGCTCCGGCCGCCCGCTGTGGCTGACGCCCAAGGAGCTCGCCACGTTCATCGAGGAGGACCCCCACCACTTCCCCACCCGGGTGCGCAACAGTGCCCCCAACTCGCCGACCCGGGTCTCGCTGGGCGCGCTGCCCCTGGGATACGACGACATGGAGCTCGGGTGCCTGGTCGTCGCCGGGCAGGCCGGGGACGGCGGCTTCAGCGCCGACGACCGCAGCCTGCTGGAGCTGTACGCCGACCAGGTGGCCACGGGACTCGAATCGGTCGCCGCCCGCTTCGCCGGCCGCAAGGCACCGCAGTCCCATCTGGGCCAGTCGCTGGTGCCCGACCAGGGCGGCGCCTTCATCCTGGAACTGAGCACCGGCCGGATGGAGGCCCACGCCCATGTGCTGGAGCTGCTCGGGCTGCCTCCCGATCAGTTCGACGGGCAGGTGGAGACCGTGCTCGCCTGTGCCGTTCCCGACGACATGCCCGCGCTCATGGCGATCGTGGAGCCGAACCGGCTGGCCGCGTCCGGACAGCAGCTGGCGTTCCGGATCCGCCGGCCGAACGGCGAGCTGCGCTGGCTGGGGCTGCGTTGCCGCGTGGAGGTGGACTCCGAAGGCACCCCGCGGCGCGTGCTGGGCGTGGTGGCCGACGCCACGTATCTGCGCCCCAGCGCCGACGAGGTCTCCCTGGTGCAGCGGCTGTCGGCGACCCTGGCGGGAGCGGCGACCATCCGGGAGGTCAGCCGGCTGGTGGTCGCCGCCCTGCGCGAGCCGCTGGGCACCTCCCGGGTCGCCGTCGGCGAACTGGAGCCGGATCGGCTCATCGTCACCGCCCTCGATCCGCCGGAGCCCGACGCCTGGCCCGAGGCCTGGCGCTCGGAGTGGCGGTCGGAGTGGCCCGACGTCGCGCTGAGCGACCTGCCCACCCTGCAGAGCGCCCTGCGCGGGGGGCATCTGAGCCTGTGGCCGCCGGGGGCGGATCTGGAACCCGGACTGCTGGGCGTCGGGCCCGGTGGTCTCGCGGTGCTGCCGCTGCCCGCCGACGGTCGGATGGTCGGGGTGTGTCTGGTCGGGTGGGACACGGAGCACCGGTTCGGACCGGAGGAACGCTCGCTGCTGACCGCGACCGCGGGGCTGGTCGGGCAGGCGCTGGTACGTGCCCACGCGCTGGACGCGCGCCACGAACTCGCCACCATGCTCCAGCGCAGTCTGCTGCCCCGTAAGCTCCCGGAGCTGCCCGGCGGGATCGCGGTCGCCCGCTACCTGCCCGCGACCGCCGGACTCGAGGTGGGCGGGGACTGGTACGACGTCATTCCGCTCCGCGACGGCCATGTGGCCTTCGTCATCGGGGACGTCCAGGGGCACAGCGCGGGAGCCGCCACCATCATGGGCCAGATGCGTACGGCGGTCAGGGCCTACGCGGTGGAGGGCCACCCGCCCGATGTGGTGGTCGCGCGGGCCAACCGGCTGCTCGTCGGGATGGAGACCGACCTCTTCGCCACCTGTGGGTACGTGGACCTGGACATGGAGGAGGGCATCGCGCGGGTCGTCCGGGCCGGCCATCTGCCACCGATCCTGCGTCACCCCGACGGCGTCGCCGAGGAGATGGCGGTCGAGGGCGGGCCTCCCCTGGGGGTGCTCGCCGAGGCCGAATTCCCCATGACCGAGGCGGGGCTGCTCCCCGGCACCCTGCTCGTGCTGCTGACGGACGGCATGGTCGAGTCCGCGAGGCTCCCGCTGGACGAGGGCATGCGACGGGTGTGCGACGCGCTCGCGGGGGCCGACCCGGTCGATGTCGGAGCGGTCGCCGACGAGTTGGTCACCGGTGTGGGGCGGCGCGACGACGACGTGGCGTTGCTGCTGCTGCGCTACGACGGCCAGGGCGACCGGCCGAGACGGAGCCACTGGACGGTGTGGCGGCTGCCCGACGCGGTCCTGCACGCGCGCCGGTTCACGGCGCGCACCCTGCGGTCCTGGGGAGTGGTGGACCAGCTCGACGAAGCCCTGCTGGTCGTGTCCGAGCTGGTCACCAATGCCATCGCGCACACGCAGGGCGAGGTGGGGATGGATCTGACCCTGTCGGAGGACCGGCTGCGGATCGCGGTGAACGACGCGTCGCCGCGCAGCCCCGTCAAGCCGCTCTGGGTGAGTTGGGAGTCGACCGGCGGCCGCGGGCTCCTCATCGTCGACGCAGTGACGGCGGCCTGGGGCTCGGTGCCGCTCAGTGGCGGCAAGCAGGTGTGGGCCGAGATCCCCTGGCGCCGCGACGCCTGA
- a CDS encoding PP2C family protein-serine/threonine phosphatase, whose product MAKCVPFAIALLVLLVEFTPLHVLYTGPLLVATPALAAVTMGPKGTLAAAGVAVGVSVTTASYNGAWGTQQVYTNFLALFLVSVASFLTSRSARTRTENELNQVRRIATAAQEVILRPVPDRLDSVRAASMYLAAETGAQIGGDLYDVVQTRYGVRMIVGDVRGKGLPAVRAAAIVLGAFREAVHYEADLVKVVDRCGAALHRDAAVSGAAGGAEALVEGFVTALVAQIADDRHIEMINRGHPPALLLHDGAVRSLMPTAPLPPLGLEEFLDGPSRRAERHPFVPGDRLLLYTDGVIEARDQDKAFFDLTEAMVTLRDHTREAFLTGLHQALLRHTHNRLADDVAVVLVDRYQEEEEEPRPAGGPT is encoded by the coding sequence TTGGCGAAGTGCGTTCCCTTCGCGATCGCCCTGCTGGTGCTCCTCGTCGAGTTCACGCCCCTGCACGTCCTGTACACCGGCCCCCTGTTGGTCGCGACCCCCGCGCTGGCGGCCGTGACGATGGGCCCCAAGGGCACCCTCGCGGCGGCGGGGGTGGCCGTCGGTGTCAGCGTGACCACCGCCAGCTACAACGGCGCCTGGGGAACCCAGCAGGTCTACACGAACTTCCTCGCCCTGTTCCTGGTCTCGGTGGCGAGTTTCCTGACGAGCCGCTCCGCGCGCACCCGCACGGAGAACGAGCTCAACCAGGTCCGCCGGATCGCCACGGCCGCCCAGGAGGTCATCCTGCGGCCGGTGCCGGACCGGCTGGACTCCGTACGGGCGGCCAGCATGTACCTGGCGGCCGAGACCGGCGCGCAGATCGGTGGCGACCTGTACGACGTGGTCCAGACCCGGTACGGGGTCCGGATGATCGTCGGGGACGTACGGGGCAAGGGCCTGCCCGCGGTCCGGGCCGCCGCGATCGTGCTGGGCGCCTTCCGGGAGGCCGTGCACTACGAGGCCGACCTGGTGAAGGTCGTCGACCGGTGCGGAGCGGCCCTGCACCGGGACGCCGCCGTATCCGGCGCGGCCGGCGGGGCGGAGGCCCTCGTGGAGGGGTTCGTGACCGCGCTCGTGGCCCAGATCGCCGACGACCGGCACATCGAGATGATCAACCGGGGCCATCCGCCCGCGCTGCTGCTGCACGACGGAGCCGTCCGGTCCCTGATGCCCACCGCTCCCCTGCCGCCGCTCGGGCTCGAGGAATTCCTGGACGGCCCTTCCCGGCGGGCGGAGCGCCATCCGTTCGTGCCCGGGGATCGGCTGCTGTTGTACACCGACGGCGTCATCGAGGCCCGTGACCAGGACAAGGCCTTCTTCGACCTGACCGAGGCCATGGTGACCCTGCGCGATCACACCCGGGAGGCGTTCTTGACGGGCCTGCACCAGGCATTGCTGCGCCACACCCACAACCGGCTGGCCGACGACGTGGCGGTCGTCCTCGTCGACCGGTACCAGGAGGAAGAGGAGGAGCCACGGCCGGCCGGAGGGCCGACGTAG
- a CDS encoding VOC family protein produces the protein MITTDFVPGSPCWLDLGVPDVRAAAAFYGAVLGWDYESMGEGEDMEGGMFRKDGKFVAGLGKLTEEGARPAWMIYHSVTDADATTQAVERAGGTVRVAPRDLDEWGRMAQYSDPLGGQFAVWQPGRSKGVELVDAPGSLCWTELYTTDAAAAKEFYGGVFGWRFSDMALPGGGGTYALITPAGLPEERMHGGLMELPAEHLALAHGRPYWHPVFAVTDCDAAVAAVTEHGGSVQMGPQDAEGVGRLAVCLDPANADFVVLTPVRG, from the coding sequence ATGATCACCACTGACTTCGTCCCCGGCTCCCCCTGCTGGCTGGACCTCGGTGTCCCGGACGTCCGCGCGGCCGCGGCCTTCTACGGCGCCGTGCTCGGCTGGGACTACGAGTCCATGGGCGAGGGCGAGGACATGGAAGGCGGGATGTTCCGGAAGGACGGAAAGTTCGTCGCCGGGCTCGGCAAGCTCACCGAGGAGGGCGCCCGCCCGGCCTGGATGATCTATCACAGCGTCACCGACGCGGACGCCACCACCCAGGCGGTGGAACGCGCGGGCGGCACCGTTCGGGTGGCCCCGCGGGACCTCGACGAGTGGGGCCGGATGGCGCAGTACAGCGACCCCCTGGGGGGACAGTTCGCCGTCTGGCAGCCGGGAAGGAGCAAGGGCGTCGAGCTGGTGGACGCGCCGGGCTCACTGTGCTGGACCGAGCTGTACACGACGGACGCCGCCGCCGCGAAGGAGTTCTACGGCGGCGTCTTCGGCTGGCGGTTCAGCGACATGGCGCTGCCCGGCGGCGGGGGCACGTACGCCCTCATCACTCCCGCCGGACTTCCCGAGGAGCGGATGCACGGTGGCCTCATGGAGCTCCCGGCGGAGCACCTGGCCCTCGCGCACGGGCGGCCGTACTGGCATCCGGTCTTCGCCGTCACCGACTGCGATGCCGCGGTCGCCGCGGTCACCGAGCACGGCGGGAGCGTGCAGATGGGCCCGCAGGACGCGGAAGGCGTCGGCCGGCTCGCCGTCTGCCTCGACCCGGCGAACGCCGACTTCGTGGTCCTCACACCGGTCCGTGGTTGA
- a CDS encoding D-alanyl-D-alanine carboxypeptidase family protein yields MSIRSSGRRTGAGAAALAIGASVLLVPTAAGTSHAEPLPPRPASSVDASLLHRSGTHVRARQGAPALPDDVSALSWLVADVGTGAVLAAHDAHRRLPPASTLKTLFALTALPHLPGSGRHTVTEAELDEVPDGSSTVGLSADHTYRVADLWRGVFLSSGNDAVHVLAAMNGGWNVTSAQMQAKARALGARDTTVVSPDGFDAEGQASSAFDLAVFGRTGLADPAFAEYAATADAQFPGGTLADGSPTWTYGIENTNRLVTGQDGLGRYPGIIGVKNGYTSQAGFTLIAAARRDGRTLLATVMNPQWGGANAVYEEARSLLDWGFAAAGHVDPVGSLAPPPATPPAAPPAAPVVAAGAVTPDRLHGGAPMLYGLSAAFLAAVAALAGTAVLRRRRTGS; encoded by the coding sequence ATGAGCATCAGATCCTCCGGGCGCAGAACCGGCGCGGGCGCGGCAGCTCTGGCCATCGGCGCGTCGGTCCTCCTCGTGCCGACGGCCGCGGGCACCTCGCACGCCGAGCCGCTGCCGCCCCGACCCGCCTCGTCCGTCGACGCGTCACTGTTGCACCGGTCCGGGACCCATGTCCGGGCACGGCAGGGGGCGCCCGCGCTACCGGACGACGTGTCCGCACTGTCGTGGCTGGTGGCGGACGTGGGTACGGGTGCGGTGCTCGCGGCTCACGACGCGCACCGCCGGCTGCCCCCGGCCAGCACCCTCAAGACACTCTTCGCCCTCACCGCACTGCCCCACCTGCCCGGCTCGGGCCGGCACACGGTCACCGAGGCCGAGCTGGACGAGGTACCGGACGGGAGCAGCACGGTCGGTCTCTCCGCCGATCACACCTACCGGGTGGCCGACCTGTGGCGGGGTGTCTTCCTCAGCTCGGGCAACGACGCCGTGCACGTGCTGGCCGCGATGAACGGCGGCTGGAACGTCACGTCGGCGCAGATGCAGGCCAAGGCGCGCGCCCTGGGTGCGCGGGACACCACCGTGGTCTCCCCGGACGGTTTCGACGCGGAGGGCCAGGCCTCCTCGGCCTTCGACCTCGCCGTCTTCGGCCGTACGGGCCTCGCCGACCCCGCCTTCGCCGAGTACGCGGCGACCGCCGACGCCCAGTTCCCCGGCGGCACCCTCGCCGACGGCAGTCCCACCTGGACGTACGGGATCGAGAACACCAACCGGCTGGTGACCGGTCAGGACGGGCTGGGTCGCTATCCGGGGATCATCGGTGTCAAGAACGGCTACACCTCCCAGGCGGGTTTCACGCTGATCGCGGCCGCCCGTAGGGACGGCCGTACCCTGCTGGCGACGGTGATGAACCCGCAGTGGGGCGGCGCGAACGCCGTGTACGAGGAGGCGCGGTCCCTGCTGGACTGGGGATTCGCCGCAGCCGGACATGTGGACCCGGTCGGATCGCTGGCTCCTCCCCCGGCGACGCCGCCCGCGGCACCGCCCGCCGCCCCCGTCGTCGCCGCCGGCGCCGTCACGCCGGACCGGCTCCATGGGGGTGCCCCGATGCTGTACGGCCTGTCGGCCGCGTTCCTCGCGGCGGTGGCGGCCCTGGCCGGGACGGCCGTCCTGCGCAGGCGTCGCACCGGGTCGTGA
- a CDS encoding alpha/beta fold hydrolase gives MTEPTIGHLHVNGATLRYEVRGHGPLLLLIPGGSGGAASFDGIADVLATEYTVATYDPRGLSRSPLDDPEAEQTVAEHADDALRIVDLLSPGEPARVFGTSSGAIAALHLLTVRPERLERVVAHEPPVVEVLPDVLEHRALLARVGETLRTQGLMPAMTVFAAGLRKAGDTPGPPAQVALPPRAAARAERTMADLPYFVGRIVPAFMSYAPDVDRLEALSERLVLACGQDSRGELPYRPAAFLAERLGADLRHFPGGHTGLTTHPAEFGEFLRKAFRG, from the coding sequence ATGACCGAGCCGACCATCGGCCACCTGCACGTGAACGGCGCGACCCTGCGCTACGAGGTACGCGGCCACGGCCCGCTCCTGCTGCTGATCCCCGGAGGGTCGGGCGGCGCGGCCTCCTTCGACGGCATCGCCGACGTCCTGGCCACCGAGTACACCGTCGCGACCTACGACCCGCGCGGCCTGTCCCGGAGCCCGCTGGACGACCCGGAGGCCGAGCAGACCGTGGCCGAGCACGCCGACGACGCGCTGCGGATCGTGGACCTGCTGTCGCCCGGCGAGCCCGCCCGGGTGTTCGGCACCAGCTCGGGCGCGATCGCCGCCCTGCACCTGCTCACCGTCCGTCCCGAACGCCTCGAACGTGTCGTGGCGCACGAGCCGCCGGTGGTGGAGGTTCTGCCGGACGTCCTCGAGCACCGGGCGCTCCTCGCCCGTGTGGGCGAGACGCTCCGCACCCAGGGGCTCATGCCGGCGATGACCGTGTTCGCCGCCGGCCTGCGGAAGGCCGGGGACACCCCCGGGCCGCCGGCCCAGGTCGCCCTCCCGCCCCGGGCGGCGGCGCGGGCCGAGCGGACCATGGCCGACCTGCCGTACTTCGTCGGCCGTATCGTCCCCGCCTTCATGTCCTACGCCCCGGACGTCGACCGGCTGGAGGCCTTGTCGGAGCGGCTCGTGCTCGCCTGCGGCCAGGACTCCCGCGGCGAACTGCCGTACCGTCCGGCGGCTTTCCTGGCCGAGCGCCTCGGCGCGGACCTGCGGCACTTCCCGGGCGGACACACCGGCCTGACGACGCACCCCGCCGAGTTCGGTGAGTTCCTCCGGAAGGCCTTCCGGGGCTGA
- a CDS encoding TetR/AcrR family transcriptional regulator: MARAGLTAERVTLAGAELADEVGLDRVTMSQVARRLGVKDASLYAHVRNLEDLRGRIALLAADEKTLRIAEATAGRSGKDALVAFADAWREYAHAHPGRYTATQTRIRIDPELAAQAPGPRRAVELTYGMLRGYALTEPDLTDAVRLLRSTFHGFVALEAAGGFAHERSPQRSWLRALDALHTLLEHWPPPREGDSS; this comes from the coding sequence ATGGCACGCGCGGGACTGACGGCGGAGCGGGTGACGCTCGCGGGCGCCGAGCTGGCGGACGAGGTCGGGCTCGATCGGGTGACCATGTCGCAGGTGGCCCGGCGGCTCGGCGTGAAGGATGCGAGCCTCTACGCCCACGTGCGCAATCTGGAGGATCTGCGCGGACGGATCGCACTGCTGGCGGCGGACGAGAAGACCCTGCGCATCGCGGAGGCGACGGCCGGCCGATCGGGCAAGGACGCGCTGGTCGCGTTCGCCGACGCCTGGCGGGAGTACGCCCACGCGCATCCGGGCCGCTACACGGCGACCCAGACCCGGATCCGGATCGACCCCGAGCTCGCCGCACAGGCACCCGGGCCACGCCGCGCGGTCGAGCTGACCTACGGCATGCTGCGCGGCTACGCGCTGACCGAGCCCGATCTGACCGACGCGGTCCGGCTGTTGCGCAGCACCTTCCACGGGTTCGTCGCCCTGGAGGCGGCCGGCGGGTTCGCGCACGAGCGTTCACCGCAGCGCTCCTGGCTCCGCGCCCTCGACGCCCTGCACACCCTCCTGGAGCACTGGCCCCCGCCCCGAGAAGGAGACTCCTCATGA